The following proteins are encoded in a genomic region of Sorangiineae bacterium MSr12523:
- a CDS encoding glutathione S-transferase family protein, whose translation MLKLYGFAPTRSIRVLWMLRELGLEFEYVNVDLRSGEARRPEFLELNPAAKVPVLADGDLVLTESVAIVLYLAEKHPEKGFLPVELRERAEVHRWLLFTATELEQPLWRISKHRVLYPPEKRIAAEISNAGDDFKAMAAVLDEHMASRAFVAGSHVTVADFVLAYTLDWANEVQLLDTYPRLRDYMERMYRRPAAPPRIAQAFAGVPSPATSSKS comes from the coding sequence ATGCTCAAATTGTATGGCTTTGCCCCGACTCGTTCGATCCGCGTCCTGTGGATGCTCCGCGAACTCGGGCTCGAGTTCGAGTACGTGAACGTGGACCTCCGAAGCGGCGAGGCCCGGCGACCCGAGTTCTTGGAGCTCAACCCCGCCGCGAAGGTACCGGTCCTGGCCGACGGCGATCTCGTCCTGACCGAGTCCGTGGCCATCGTGCTCTATCTTGCGGAGAAGCACCCGGAGAAGGGCTTCTTGCCCGTCGAGTTGCGGGAGCGAGCCGAGGTGCATCGTTGGCTTCTTTTCACCGCGACGGAGCTCGAGCAGCCGCTGTGGCGCATCTCGAAGCATCGCGTTCTCTATCCGCCCGAGAAGCGCATCGCCGCGGAAATCAGCAACGCCGGCGACGACTTCAAGGCCATGGCTGCCGTCCTCGACGAGCACATGGCGTCTCGTGCATTCGTCGCAGGCTCCCACGTCACCGTGGCAGACTTCGTCTTGGCATACACCCTGGACTGGGCCAACGAGGTGCAACTGCTCGACACGTACCCTCGCCTTCGCGATTACATGGAGCGCATGTACCGCCGTCCGGCGGCCCCACCTCGCATTGCGCAAGCTTTCGCAGGCGTGCCATCCCCAGCGACCTCGAGCAAAAGCTGA
- a CDS encoding M20 family metallopeptidase, whose product MSMLNVEHARDSAERIWEDEIVPQLTEYIRIPNKSPSFDPAWNEHGHMERAVALIERWCRAQPIPGLRVEVLRLPNRTPLIFMEIPASADQSQGKAEGIEDTVLLYGHLDKQPEFTGWREGLGPWTPVREGDRLYGRGGADDGYSSFAALTALRLLSEQKVPHARCVVVIEASEESGSHDLPAYIETLGNRIGQPSLVICLDSGCGNYEQLWSTTSLRGYIGGTLTVRVLTEGVHSGSASGIVPSTFRIARQLLSRIEDEKTGRVLLDALYTEIPQARRAQAEAVANVLGDEVWTQFPWAEGAHAVTNDRAEALLAHTWAPALSVTGAAGLPPLENAGNVLRPVTQLKLSMRIPPRVDPTSALRALRSELERDPPYGAQVRLEAESGASGWSAPETAPWLTHAMDEASLAFFGKPSLAMGEGGTIPFMAMLGEKFPKAQFVITGVLGPQSNAHGPNEFLHLPTAKKVSCAVASILAAHATR is encoded by the coding sequence ATGTCCATGCTGAACGTCGAACATGCCCGCGATTCTGCCGAGCGCATCTGGGAGGACGAAATCGTCCCGCAATTGACCGAGTACATCCGGATCCCGAACAAGTCGCCCTCGTTCGACCCCGCGTGGAACGAGCATGGCCACATGGAACGGGCGGTCGCGCTCATCGAGCGGTGGTGTCGCGCGCAGCCGATTCCGGGACTTCGCGTGGAGGTCCTGCGCCTGCCGAACCGCACGCCGCTCATCTTCATGGAAATCCCGGCGTCCGCAGACCAAAGCCAAGGCAAGGCCGAGGGCATCGAGGACACGGTCCTTCTCTACGGTCACCTCGACAAGCAGCCGGAGTTCACCGGCTGGCGCGAGGGACTCGGTCCGTGGACTCCCGTGCGAGAAGGCGACCGCCTCTACGGCCGCGGCGGTGCAGATGACGGCTACTCGAGTTTTGCCGCGCTCACGGCGCTTCGTTTGCTCAGCGAACAAAAGGTCCCGCACGCGCGCTGCGTCGTGGTGATCGAGGCCTCGGAGGAGAGTGGCAGCCACGATCTGCCCGCCTACATCGAGACCCTGGGCAATCGCATCGGCCAGCCGAGTCTCGTCATCTGCCTCGACTCGGGCTGCGGCAATTACGAGCAGCTCTGGTCCACCACGTCGCTGCGCGGATACATTGGCGGCACGTTGACCGTCCGGGTGCTGACCGAGGGTGTCCATTCGGGCAGCGCGAGCGGCATCGTCCCTTCGACGTTTCGCATCGCCCGGCAACTCCTGTCGCGCATCGAGGACGAAAAGACCGGCCGCGTGCTACTCGATGCACTCTACACGGAAATCCCGCAGGCCCGACGTGCGCAAGCCGAGGCCGTAGCCAACGTGCTCGGCGACGAGGTGTGGACGCAATTTCCGTGGGCGGAAGGTGCGCATGCCGTCACCAACGACCGCGCGGAGGCGTTGCTGGCCCATACGTGGGCCCCGGCGTTGAGCGTCACGGGTGCGGCCGGGCTGCCCCCGCTCGAAAACGCGGGCAATGTGTTGCGGCCCGTCACGCAGCTCAAACTCTCGATGCGGATTCCACCGCGGGTCGACCCTACATCGGCACTGCGTGCGCTGCGAAGTGAACTCGAACGCGATCCGCCGTACGGCGCACAGGTGCGCCTCGAGGCCGAATCCGGCGCATCGGGGTGGAGCGCTCCCGAAACCGCCCCGTGGCTGACGCATGCCATGGACGAGGCCTCCCTCGCGTTCTTCGGTAAGCCTTCCCTTGCCATGGGCGAAGGCGGAACGATCCCGTTCATGGCCATGCTCGGCGAGAAATTCCCAAAGGCGCAATTCGTCATTACGGGCGTGCTCGGTCCGCAATCGAATGCGCACGGCCCGAACGAGTTCCTGCACCTCCCCACGGCGAAAAAGGTGTCGTGCGCCGTGGCGAGCATCTTGGCCGCGCACGCAACGCGCTAA
- a CDS encoding alpha/beta fold hydrolase, with the protein MLRMRICLMILWACIAFLADARPAAAESEGPHASQTDLDAVYTLEHFVPVGPGRKVHMTEKFTLRSWLRYPRRAVLMLPGPIVKASFYDLHTDGYSFQSDLAQAGFFAFAIDYEGSGESTSPPDGRSVTHEFLVDEGRRVLEAVRRLRGVARVDVHGQSIGGAVASELCEDATRTRTCVLSSMLYRTPSEFFKKVFLDPAFIAFLEGQPNGYLPTTPSFYSINIVTRSPAPVADEILATQPGPYPVMTVLRPAYGLPWFDPTRAKVPGLIVQGTLDTIPAATDPEDLRAAYGTRGGGNAKLVWISGGGHIPLIENAPFHIEYKTAVLDFLDSH; encoded by the coding sequence ATGTTGCGAATGCGAATCTGCTTGATGATCCTGTGGGCATGCATCGCTTTTCTTGCGGACGCACGCCCCGCAGCCGCCGAGAGCGAGGGGCCCCACGCATCCCAAACGGATCTCGATGCCGTGTACACGCTCGAGCATTTCGTCCCCGTGGGGCCAGGGCGCAAGGTGCACATGACGGAGAAGTTCACCTTGCGGAGTTGGCTTCGGTATCCGCGGCGCGCGGTCTTGATGCTCCCCGGCCCCATCGTGAAGGCGAGCTTCTACGATTTGCACACCGACGGCTACTCGTTCCAGAGCGATCTGGCGCAGGCGGGATTCTTCGCCTTCGCGATCGACTACGAGGGCAGCGGCGAGAGCACCTCCCCTCCCGATGGGCGCTCGGTGACGCACGAGTTCCTCGTCGACGAGGGCCGTAGGGTGCTCGAAGCCGTGCGCCGTCTTCGTGGCGTGGCCCGCGTCGACGTGCACGGCCAGTCCATCGGCGGAGCAGTGGCCAGCGAACTATGCGAGGACGCCACCCGAACGCGCACCTGCGTGCTGTCGTCGATGCTGTACCGAACGCCGAGCGAGTTTTTCAAAAAGGTATTCCTCGATCCTGCCTTCATTGCATTTCTCGAAGGCCAGCCGAATGGCTATCTGCCGACGACGCCTTCGTTCTATTCCATCAATATCGTAACACGCTCGCCGGCGCCGGTCGCCGATGAGATCCTCGCGACCCAACCGGGCCCTTACCCCGTGATGACCGTGCTCCGGCCGGCCTATGGGCTTCCATGGTTCGATCCGACGCGCGCCAAGGTGCCGGGGCTCATCGTTCAAGGCACCCTGGACACCATTCCGGCGGCGACGGATCCCGAAGATCTACGAGCAGCGTACGGCACACGCGGGGGCGGCAACGCCAAGCTGGTCTGGATCTCCGGCGGAGGGCATATCCCCCTCATCGAGAACGCGCCGTTTCATATTGAATACAAAACGGCGGTGCTCGACTTTCTCGATTCGCACTAG
- a CDS encoding cupin domain-containing protein yields the protein MSDEKNRAPVIRPAGAGRAYAMGPVHAVFKADGEETRGQYSISEWWLEPYTRGPGAHMHEEDDVFFVIEGTMSFFVGGAWIDAPKGSLVIAPGGTPHDFENRTGERAGALNFSVPGDFEPHMEGIAEWFRARSAAESRTENAPSDT from the coding sequence ATGTCAGACGAAAAGAACCGCGCTCCGGTCATTCGGCCTGCGGGCGCAGGCCGCGCGTATGCGATGGGACCCGTGCACGCCGTCTTCAAGGCGGATGGTGAGGAGACGCGCGGGCAATATTCGATTTCGGAATGGTGGCTCGAGCCCTATACGCGCGGCCCAGGCGCGCACATGCACGAGGAAGACGACGTCTTCTTCGTGATCGAGGGGACGATGAGCTTTTTCGTCGGTGGTGCGTGGATCGATGCGCCCAAGGGCTCCTTGGTGATCGCGCCCGGGGGCACGCCGCACGATTTCGAGAACCGCACCGGCGAGCGGGCGGGCGCGCTCAACTTCTCGGTGCCCGGAGACTTCGAGCCCCACATGGAGGGTATCGCCGAGTGGTTCCGTGCGCGTTCCGCCGCCGAGTCCCGCACGGAGAACGCGCCCTCGGACACGTGA
- the maiA gene encoding maleylacetoacetate isomerase — MILYGFWRSSATWRARLMLGLKGLAYEYRAVNLLENGGEQNRPDYVKRNPMRQVPLLELHEEDGTLLHIGQSLVIAEYLEERFPLPRLLPVGRAERARVRQIAETINSGIQPLANTAVRLYVRDVLGTDENAWCRHWIGGGLTAVEAMVQSNAGPFAFGDAPTLADVCIVPQLFHARRFGVDTDAFKTLSRIEKACYELDVFARAHAELQPDAPRATP; from the coding sequence ATGATTCTTTATGGCTTTTGGAGAAGCAGCGCCACATGGCGCGCTCGGCTCATGCTTGGTCTAAAAGGCCTCGCCTACGAATACCGTGCGGTGAATCTGCTGGAGAACGGTGGCGAGCAGAATCGCCCGGATTACGTGAAGCGTAACCCCATGCGGCAGGTGCCCCTCCTCGAATTGCACGAGGAAGACGGGACGCTGCTGCACATCGGGCAGTCGCTGGTCATTGCGGAGTACCTCGAGGAGCGCTTTCCGTTGCCGCGCCTCTTGCCCGTGGGCCGCGCGGAGCGTGCGCGTGTGCGCCAGATCGCGGAGACGATCAACTCGGGTATTCAGCCGCTCGCGAATACCGCCGTGCGACTTTACGTGCGCGATGTGCTGGGCACGGACGAAAACGCCTGGTGCCGGCATTGGATTGGAGGCGGACTCACCGCGGTCGAGGCGATGGTGCAATCGAACGCCGGCCCATTTGCCTTTGGTGACGCACCGACCTTGGCCGACGTGTGCATCGTGCCGCAGCTTTTCCACGCGCGCCGCTTTGGCGTCGATACCGACGCATTCAAGACGCTCTCGCGCATCGAGAAAGCGTGCTACGAGCTCGACGTTTTCGCGCGCGCCCACGCCGAGCTCCAGCCGGACGCCCCACGCGCGACGCCATAG
- a CDS encoding M28 family peptidase: MRTRGVVVTSLIVLALWACSDGNSRDVSGQAPTELANEKNVDEARIGSTPTQGLLADGGADDSDPMTHINYLASDELRGRNAPSADFDKAATYVTDLVKKYGLTGPNPGDSNGAYAQSFQQGALAADLTPEGKAAAHVHSRDTREPSSYGSSQFEHGFYIDPKSSSPEASALAARSDAVLAGNTHNVLGLLEGTGPKKSEVIVAMAHLDHLGVSSGGAVYNGADDNASGSGVLLSLVPLLAQAKANGELNRSILFIWTAAEEDGLVGSKYFVDHPISGIGLSQIVGVVNMDMVGRWDDQRISVIDTKSDGSTSYLSGLLTQANNALPDPFDRINHDIAAYARRQDGASFYDKNEDVLFVFEGLSNPSGGGDLNADYHRTTDDTAKIISENGGNKPRRVRDLLKGTIKLAANADIGGGPTCTGTSYSGTLSGTGTQAYQPSADGYDSTVSGTHGAKLVGPGGTDFDLYLQKWNGTAWSQVSKSDGSTSNESISYPGTAGKYRWRVYSYSGSGDYTLCTQRP, translated from the coding sequence ATGAGAACACGCGGGGTGGTCGTCACATCGCTGATCGTTTTGGCGCTATGGGCTTGCAGCGACGGGAATTCGCGTGATGTTTCGGGGCAGGCTCCCACGGAGCTAGCCAATGAGAAAAATGTGGACGAGGCGCGCATCGGAAGCACGCCGACACAGGGGCTCCTTGCGGATGGTGGCGCGGACGATTCCGATCCGATGACGCACATCAATTATCTCGCAAGCGATGAGCTTCGCGGACGCAATGCGCCGTCGGCGGACTTCGATAAGGCCGCGACGTACGTGACGGATCTCGTCAAGAAGTACGGATTGACCGGCCCCAACCCGGGTGATTCGAACGGGGCGTATGCGCAGTCGTTCCAGCAAGGCGCATTGGCGGCGGATCTCACGCCGGAAGGGAAGGCAGCGGCCCACGTGCATAGCCGCGACACCCGCGAGCCGTCGTCGTACGGCAGCTCGCAGTTCGAGCACGGGTTCTACATCGATCCGAAATCGTCGTCGCCCGAGGCGAGCGCACTCGCCGCGCGCTCCGATGCCGTTCTCGCGGGCAACACGCACAACGTGCTCGGGCTCCTGGAAGGGACCGGCCCGAAGAAGAGCGAAGTTATCGTCGCCATGGCGCACCTCGATCACCTCGGCGTGAGCTCGGGCGGCGCGGTGTACAACGGCGCCGACGACAATGCTTCGGGAAGCGGTGTTCTCCTTTCCTTGGTACCGCTGCTCGCGCAAGCCAAGGCCAATGGCGAATTGAATCGCTCGATCCTGTTCATCTGGACGGCGGCCGAGGAAGATGGCCTGGTCGGGTCGAAGTATTTCGTCGACCATCCCATCTCGGGCATCGGGCTCTCGCAGATCGTGGGCGTCGTCAACATGGATATGGTCGGGCGCTGGGACGATCAACGCATCAGCGTGATCGATACCAAGTCGGATGGATCGACGAGTTACCTCTCCGGGTTGCTCACACAAGCGAACAACGCGCTTCCGGACCCGTTCGATCGCATCAACCACGACATTGCGGCCTACGCGCGGCGTCAGGATGGTGCATCCTTCTACGACAAGAACGAGGACGTTCTCTTCGTCTTCGAAGGTCTGAGCAATCCGTCCGGCGGCGGCGATCTGAATGCCGACTACCACAGGACCACCGACGATACGGCGAAGATCATTTCCGAAAACGGTGGCAACAAACCGCGCCGCGTCCGCGATCTGCTGAAAGGCACCATCAAGCTCGCCGCGAACGCGGACATCGGCGGAGGCCCGACGTGCACGGGCACCTCGTACTCGGGCACCCTGAGCGGGACGGGCACGCAGGCGTATCAGCCAAGCGCCGATGGCTACGACAGCACGGTCTCGGGAACGCATGGTGCGAAGCTCGTGGGCCCGGGCGGTACGGATTTCGATCTGTACTTGCAGAAGTGGAACGGCACGGCGTGGAGCCAGGTGAGCAAGTCCGACGGTTCCACCTCGAACGAGAGCATTTCCTATCCGGGTACGGCAGGCAAGTACCGTTGGCGCGTCTATTCGTACAGCGGCAGCGGCGACTACACGCTTTGCACGCAGCGGCCGTGA